A single window of Pectobacterium parmentieri DNA harbors:
- the mepA gene encoding penicillin-insensitive murein endopeptidase: MKQGLIGVLALALSASLLSNATWAKTPWQEIAHPVAGTAQSIGSFSNGCIIGAQPLPLQSLDYQVMRTDQRRYFGHPDLLAFIQRLSTEVKRTTSGNVLVGDMGMPVGGRFSSGHASHQSGLDVDIWLQLPRQRWSEQQLLKPQPIDLVNASGLSVNPRVWRPEVTALIKTAALDSDVTRIFVNPAIKKQLCAEAGHDRDWLRKVRPWFAHRAHMHVRLRCPADSLECQEQSDPPIGDGCGAELTSWFQPKQPSSEAPEKTTPPPLPPSCQALLDRHFAAR; the protein is encoded by the coding sequence ATGAAACAAGGGTTAATCGGGGTTCTCGCGCTGGCGCTGAGTGCATCGTTGTTGTCAAATGCCACGTGGGCGAAAACGCCTTGGCAGGAGATTGCGCATCCGGTTGCGGGTACGGCACAGTCAATCGGTAGCTTTTCCAATGGCTGTATCATCGGTGCCCAACCGTTACCGTTGCAGTCTTTGGACTATCAGGTGATGCGTACCGACCAGCGGCGCTATTTTGGTCACCCCGACCTTTTGGCGTTCATTCAGCGCCTGAGCACCGAGGTGAAGCGCACGACATCGGGTAATGTGCTGGTGGGCGATATGGGAATGCCTGTCGGTGGACGTTTCAGCAGCGGGCACGCCAGTCACCAATCCGGGCTGGATGTGGACATCTGGCTGCAATTACCTAGGCAGCGCTGGAGTGAACAACAGTTGCTGAAACCGCAGCCTATCGATTTGGTTAACGCCAGCGGGCTGAGTGTTAATCCGCGTGTTTGGCGGCCAGAAGTCACCGCGTTGATCAAGACCGCTGCACTGGATAGCGACGTGACGCGTATTTTTGTTAATCCGGCGATTAAAAAACAACTGTGTGCCGAAGCCGGTCACGATCGTGACTGGTTACGTAAAGTCCGTCCTTGGTTTGCGCATCGTGCGCATATGCATGTTCGTTTGCGCTGTCCGGCAGATAGCCTGGAATGTCAGGAACAGAGTGATCCCCCTATCGGGGACGGATGCGGCGCTGAGTTAACCAGTTGGTTCCAGCCGAAGCAACCGAGCAGCGAAGCCCCAGAGAAAACGACACCACCACCGTTGCCGCCTTCTTGTCAGGCATTGCTCGACAGACATTTTGCCGCGAGATAA
- the aroC gene encoding chorismate synthase, whose protein sequence is MAGNSIGQFFRVTTFGESHGIALGCIVDGVPPGIPLTEADLQHDLDRRRPGTSRYTTQRREPDQVKILSGVFEGVTTGTSIGLLIENTDQRSQDYGAIKDVFRPGHADYTYEQKYGQRDYRGGGRSSARETAMRVAAGAIAKKYLQQQHGVKVRGYLSQIGDVTCELKDWEQVEQNPFFCPDIDKLDALDELMRALKKEGDSIGAKVSVIAESVPVGLGEPVFDRLDADLAHALMSINAVKGVEIGDGFAVVTKHGSENRDEITPEGFQSNHAGGILGGISSGQNIIAHLALKPTSSIMVPGKTINRQGEATEMVTRGRHDPCVGIRAVPIAEAMMAIVLMDHLLRQRAQCGDVNSQVPRW, encoded by the coding sequence ATGGCAGGCAACAGTATTGGGCAATTTTTCCGCGTCACTACATTTGGTGAATCCCACGGTATTGCTCTGGGATGTATTGTTGATGGCGTACCGCCGGGTATCCCGCTGACGGAAGCGGATCTGCAACATGATTTGGATCGCCGCCGTCCGGGGACATCTCGCTATACGACGCAGCGACGCGAGCCCGATCAGGTCAAGATTCTGTCCGGCGTGTTTGAGGGGGTGACAACAGGCACCAGCATTGGCCTGTTGATTGAAAACACCGATCAACGTTCTCAGGATTACGGCGCGATTAAAGACGTCTTTCGCCCCGGTCATGCCGATTACACCTATGAGCAAAAATACGGCCAGCGTGATTACCGTGGCGGTGGTCGATCTTCCGCGCGCGAAACCGCGATGCGCGTTGCTGCGGGGGCGATTGCGAAGAAATATCTGCAACAGCAACATGGTGTGAAGGTGCGTGGCTATCTGTCACAGATTGGCGATGTCACCTGCGAGCTGAAAGATTGGGAACAGGTTGAGCAAAACCCGTTCTTTTGCCCGGATATCGACAAGCTGGACGCCTTGGATGAACTGATGCGCGCGCTGAAAAAAGAGGGTGATTCCATTGGTGCGAAGGTCAGCGTCATAGCGGAATCGGTGCCTGTTGGGTTAGGCGAACCGGTCTTTGACCGTCTGGATGCCGATCTGGCTCACGCGCTGATGAGCATCAACGCGGTGAAGGGTGTTGAAATTGGCGATGGCTTTGCGGTTGTCACCAAGCATGGCAGCGAAAACCGTGACGAAATCACGCCGGAAGGTTTCCAGAGCAATCATGCTGGCGGCATTTTGGGTGGGATCAGCAGCGGGCAGAACATCATAGCGCATCTGGCGTTGAAACCGACCTCCAGCATTATGGTGCCGGGGAAAACGATTAACCGTCAGGGGGAAGCGACGGAAATGGTGACGCGCGGACGTCACGACCCGTGTGTCGGGATTCGCGCAGTGCCGATTGCCGAGGCCATGATGGCGATTGTGTTAATGGATCACCTGTTGCGCCAACGCGCACAGTGTGGGGATGTGAACAGTCAAGTTCCTCGCTGGTAA
- the prmB gene encoding 50S ribosomal protein L3 N(5)-glutamine methyltransferase: MDKIFVDEAVSELHTIQDMLRWAVSRFNAANVYYGHGTDNPWDEAIQLVLPSLYLPLDIPEDMYTSRLITSERQRIVERVIRRVNERIPVAYLTNKAWFCGLEFYIDERVLVPRSPIGELINNYFDEQLPKAPNHILDLCTGSGCIAIACAQAFPEAEVDAVDISSDALAVTEQNIQQHGLEYRVTPIRSDLFRDLPAIRYDLIVTNPPYVDEEDMSDLPQEFRFEPELGLAAGNDGLDLVRRILACAPDYLSDDGVLICEVGNSMVHLIDQYPEIPFTWLEFDNGGDGVFMLTQSQLVDCKDHFSAYRD; the protein is encoded by the coding sequence TTGGACAAAATTTTCGTCGATGAGGCCGTCAGTGAACTTCATACTATTCAGGATATGTTGCGCTGGGCTGTCAGCCGGTTTAACGCAGCTAACGTCTATTACGGTCACGGGACGGATAATCCCTGGGATGAAGCTATACAGTTGGTACTGCCTAGCCTGTATTTGCCGCTCGATATTCCTGAAGATATGTATACGTCTCGTTTGATCACCAGTGAACGGCAGCGCATTGTTGAACGCGTGATCCGCCGTGTTAATGAGCGTATCCCGGTCGCCTATTTGACCAACAAAGCCTGGTTCTGCGGCCTGGAATTTTACATTGACGAACGCGTGTTGGTGCCGCGCTCTCCCATCGGTGAGCTAATCAATAACTATTTTGACGAGCAACTGCCGAAAGCACCAAACCATATTTTGGATCTGTGTACCGGCAGCGGTTGTATTGCTATTGCCTGCGCTCAGGCGTTTCCCGAAGCAGAAGTCGATGCAGTCGATATCTCCAGTGATGCGCTAGCGGTGACCGAGCAAAATATTCAGCAGCACGGTCTGGAATACCGCGTGACGCCGATTCGCTCTGACCTGTTCCGCGATTTACCCGCCATTCGCTATGATCTGATCGTGACCAATCCGCCGTATGTCGATGAAGAAGATATGTCCGATCTGCCGCAGGAATTCCGTTTTGAGCCTGAACTGGGGCTGGCGGCGGGCAACGACGGTCTGGATCTGGTTCGCCGTATTCTGGCTTGTGCGCCAGATTACCTTAGCGATGACGGCGTGCTGATTTGCGAAGTGGGTAACAGCATGGTGCACCTGATCGATCAATATCCAGAGATTCCGTTCACCTGGCTGGAGTTTGATAACGGCGGTGATGGCGTGTTTATGCTAACCCAGTCACAGTTGGTTGATTGCAAAGATCATTTTAGCGCTTACCGCGATTAA
- the smrB gene encoding endonuclease SmrB, with amino-acid sequence MSNKYSLNDDELQLFRTSITGTKKLRQDTYTHKPLRRKIGELPAKRALQEQVDASFYFSDEFQPQLDAEGPTRYVRPGASHYELKKLRRGDYSPELFLDLHGLTQLQAKQELGALLAACRREHVYCACVMHGHGKHILKQQTPLWLAQHPDVLAFHQAPKEFGGNAALLVLVALEAPSLE; translated from the coding sequence ATGAGTAATAAATATTCGCTGAATGACGACGAATTGCAGCTTTTTCGCACGTCAATCACTGGCACAAAAAAGTTGCGTCAGGATACCTATACCCATAAACCGCTGCGCAGGAAAATAGGCGAATTGCCGGCCAAACGGGCATTGCAGGAACAGGTTGATGCCAGTTTTTATTTTTCGGATGAATTTCAGCCGCAGTTGGATGCAGAAGGCCCGACGCGCTATGTCCGCCCGGGTGCCAGCCATTATGAATTGAAGAAACTGCGACGAGGGGATTATTCACCGGAGCTGTTTCTGGATTTGCACGGCTTGACGCAGCTTCAGGCGAAGCAGGAGCTTGGCGCACTGCTGGCAGCCTGTCGTCGGGAGCACGTTTACTGCGCCTGCGTGATGCACGGGCACGGCAAACATATCCTTAAGCAACAAACACCGCTTTGGCTGGCACAGCACCCTGACGTGCTGGCTTTTCATCAGGCTCCAAAAGAATTTGGCGGGAATGCCGCGCTGCTGGTGTTGGTGGCGCTGGAAGCCCCTTCGCTTGAATAA
- the sixA gene encoding phosphohistidine phosphatase SixA, with product MQVLIMRHGDAVLDAASDAVRPLSAGGRDESRQMACWLNEQNIDIERVLVSPYLRAQQTLDVVKKVQPLPEEADCLNELTPGGDAQLVSYYLQTLAREGVGAVLVVSHLPLVGYLVAELCRNETAPMFATSAIACVKIEGESGNGVLHWQVSPAQLTAKP from the coding sequence ATGCAAGTGTTGATAATGCGTCATGGTGATGCAGTACTTGATGCAGCAAGTGATGCTGTTCGGCCATTAAGTGCCGGTGGTCGTGATGAGTCTCGCCAGATGGCGTGTTGGTTGAATGAGCAAAATATCGATATTGAGCGCGTTCTGGTGAGCCCTTATTTACGCGCCCAGCAAACGCTCGACGTGGTGAAAAAAGTGCAGCCTTTGCCAGAAGAAGCCGACTGTCTCAATGAACTGACGCCCGGCGGTGATGCGCAACTTGTGAGTTATTACCTGCAAACGCTGGCGAGAGAAGGCGTTGGTGCGGTTCTGGTCGTTTCGCATCTGCCGCTGGTGGGCTATCTGGTTGCCGAATTATGCCGGAATGAAACGGCTCCAATGTTTGCCACGTCTGCCATTGCCTGCGTGAAGATAGAAGGGGAATCCGGTAATGGTGTTTTGCACTGGCAGGTTAGCCCGGCACAACTGACCGCGAAACCCTGA
- a CDS encoding spore coat U domain-containing protein — MNSRRITLPILATLFTTFGLSPIASSVTITGEIPVSLTITAACAVDNGGGAGTTWGTIDFGSHSNLMTNIDSQVTNSGSSGITVSCPVGLSAALKIGQGGNPLNSLRRLTPSTGTYNVPYRLYSDSTRSTEIPLIDATGIAIPATGNPQLIPIYARIAPADQTVMSPAAGAYTDTITATIEW, encoded by the coding sequence ATGAATTCTAGACGTATAACATTACCTATTCTGGCTACATTATTCACCACATTCGGCCTCTCTCCCATCGCCAGCAGCGTGACGATTACTGGCGAGATCCCCGTATCGCTGACCATCACTGCCGCCTGTGCGGTCGACAACGGTGGAGGTGCCGGCACCACATGGGGAACCATCGACTTTGGCTCCCATTCAAACCTGATGACCAATATTGACAGCCAGGTTACCAACAGCGGGAGCAGCGGGATTACCGTCAGTTGTCCTGTCGGCTTATCAGCAGCATTGAAGATAGGTCAAGGTGGGAACCCACTCAACTCGCTACGCAGGCTCACTCCGAGTACGGGAACCTATAATGTGCCTTACCGTTTATACAGTGACTCAACACGCTCGACAGAAATTCCACTCATAGACGCTACGGGTATTGCTATTCCTGCAACAGGCAACCCACAGTTGATCCCGATTTATGCACGCATCGCCCCAGCAGACCAAACCGTTATGTCGCCTGCCGCTGGAGCGTATACCGACACCATCACTGCCACTATCGAATGGTAA
- a CDS encoding spore coat U domain-containing protein: protein MRFPPALISSLLLFGPLVPTVTMALTVSSTFDVDATIQKGCIFGTSTANSQPNMGPLNFGTRSSTATNVDVASTDGGGSIIATCTPGTNAIIELDYGTNGGSSTQRYLINAAGTRLLAYQLYRDAARTQVWGTGGLALSIVSFPTTTQTYTVYARYFGGTPLPPAGVYTDNVTVSLTY from the coding sequence ATGCGTTTCCCTCCGGCATTGATTTCGTCACTTCTGCTGTTTGGCCCTCTTGTCCCTACGGTGACAATGGCGCTCACGGTTAGCAGCACCTTTGACGTCGACGCAACCATACAAAAGGGCTGTATTTTTGGCACCAGTACAGCAAATAGCCAGCCCAATATGGGCCCACTTAATTTCGGGACTCGCAGTTCTACAGCGACCAACGTGGATGTTGCCAGCACGGACGGAGGCGGATCGATTATCGCCACCTGCACACCGGGCACTAACGCCATTATTGAACTGGACTACGGCACCAATGGCGGCAGCAGTACGCAGCGTTATCTGATAAATGCAGCAGGAACGCGCCTGCTGGCGTATCAGCTTTATCGCGATGCTGCACGCACGCAGGTATGGGGGACGGGAGGTCTGGCACTTAGCATTGTCTCTTTTCCTACCACAACCCAGACCTACACGGTTTATGCCCGCTACTTTGGCGGCACACCTCTGCCTCCCGCAGGGGTTTATACCGATAACGTGACCGTCAGCCTGACTTATTAA
- a CDS encoding molecular chaperone, protein MTFFIRVMVFLLSSISLSCFAASSILVWPIYQVIESDESSSALWLENKGNAPVGLQIRIVSWKQIDFQDRYAEQRSVIATPPFMTLEPGKRNMVRLIRVNPAPANTEQAYRVIIDEISTPYQQDAPQMGLQFQMRYLLPLFLDGEGIWTHVRPDKRRASTEPTRPVLSWRVRTAEGKNYLYVRNRGVVHARLSNVYWSTAQNKGSRTTLTDGFLGYVLPGQEMRWPLPAGVPTPSAAMQLFTQLIDTSDPILIKRE, encoded by the coding sequence ATGACGTTTTTTATTCGGGTAATGGTTTTTTTGTTAAGCAGTATCAGCTTATCTTGCTTCGCCGCCAGTTCTATCCTCGTTTGGCCAATTTATCAGGTCATTGAATCAGATGAGAGCAGTTCGGCGCTGTGGCTGGAAAACAAAGGCAATGCGCCCGTCGGTTTACAAATTCGCATCGTGTCCTGGAAGCAAATCGACTTTCAGGATCGTTATGCAGAACAACGTAGCGTGATTGCCACCCCGCCGTTCATGACGCTGGAGCCGGGTAAGCGCAATATGGTGCGTCTGATTCGTGTCAACCCAGCCCCCGCCAATACCGAGCAGGCTTACCGTGTCATCATTGATGAAATCTCTACGCCCTACCAACAAGATGCACCGCAGATGGGGCTGCAATTCCAGATGCGCTATCTGCTGCCTCTGTTTCTTGATGGTGAAGGGATCTGGACACATGTTCGCCCAGATAAACGACGTGCCAGCACTGAGCCTACGCGGCCAGTGCTCAGTTGGCGAGTCCGCACGGCAGAGGGGAAAAACTATCTTTATGTCCGCAACCGAGGCGTAGTACATGCCCGCCTGAGCAACGTCTATTGGTCCACCGCCCAGAACAAAGGGAGTCGGACAACGTTAACCGACGGCTTTTTGGGCTATGTGCTACCGGGACAAGAGATGCGCTGGCCGCTGCCTGCCGGCGTACCCACACCGAGTGCGGCGATGCAACTCTTTACCCAACTGATCGACACCTCCGATCCCATCTTGATTAAACGCGAATGA
- a CDS encoding fimbria/pilus outer membrane usher protein, protein MRIINTGLFPLLMYAPFALFYSAMVLAEEYTDLPAPPRAMPSLSESVYYLTLSVNGQSDNTVVPVTYRAGNYYVDAEVLRQNHVRLPQQSTGLVNVSTLPDVTADYDQAIQQLQITVPTLWLPEQSVEGGGQDMARLPARSSPGLLFNYNLYYTAPRSNSDSLSSWMEQRFFSPYGTLSNSGIYNFISGSNNTQQGGYRRFDTYWRYNDSERMITYQVGDLISNALTWSNSVRMGGLRVARNFGLRPDIVTYPMLQYTGTAAVPSTLDLFINGYKANSTSLNAGPFTLTNTPYLNGAGEATVITTDAQGRQVSTTIPFYVSNVLLREGLSDFDLSVGVLRQNYGVQNNAYTDDPAISGIYRYGLANKLTVSAHGEAVKDLYLLGAGADFTLGRWGTLSSSYSQSEKDATGHQYTAGYSYYTSAFGLSVQHAKRSEEYRDLTAVLTEGRLSRESNQATLSSQIFGKGNGSFGVGYFDIRAYDSTRTRLLNLSFSRQIWQGSSIYLAVNKALGENGYSAQLQFMMPFGNNSSVNAGIQRDNNGDYSPRVGVNRTAPTEGGFGWNAAYGAGRNPYHQGALNWRGPYAMLAGGAYGNEGNTTQWGELSGSLIYMNGGLFPSNRINDAFIVVDTEGYPDVPVKYENQLVGKTNKRGHLLVPWVVSNYPAKVEIDTLQLPANVTTPQVESRVSVKEGSGTVVTFPVHVVRSANIMLRNTDGNPLTIGTWITDEASGNTTISGYDGLAYFANLGTSTRLRFKQEDGRLCRVAFSLPESQTMMATIGPLTCQTDPKG, encoded by the coding sequence ATGAGGATCATCAATACAGGTCTCTTCCCCTTACTCATGTATGCCCCGTTTGCGCTGTTTTATTCTGCGATGGTTCTCGCGGAAGAGTACACCGATCTTCCGGCCCCCCCTCGTGCCATGCCCTCACTCAGCGAATCCGTTTATTACTTAACGCTTTCCGTTAACGGACAGAGCGATAACACCGTGGTGCCCGTCACGTATCGTGCTGGAAATTATTATGTGGATGCCGAGGTGCTGCGGCAGAATCACGTTCGCCTGCCGCAGCAAAGCACGGGGCTCGTCAATGTCAGCACGCTGCCAGACGTCACCGCCGATTACGATCAGGCCATACAGCAGCTACAGATCACCGTACCCACGCTCTGGCTACCCGAACAATCCGTTGAAGGTGGAGGACAAGACATGGCGCGCCTCCCCGCTCGCAGCAGCCCCGGTTTACTGTTCAACTATAATCTGTATTACACCGCCCCCCGCAGCAATTCGGATTCACTCAGCAGTTGGATGGAACAGCGTTTTTTTAGCCCCTATGGCACCTTATCCAATTCGGGGATCTACAATTTTATTTCGGGCAGTAATAACACGCAGCAAGGTGGTTATCGGCGTTTTGATACCTATTGGCGCTATAACGATAGCGAACGTATGATCACCTACCAGGTTGGCGACCTGATTAGCAACGCCTTGACGTGGAGCAATTCAGTACGTATGGGCGGCCTACGTGTCGCCCGTAATTTCGGCCTTCGCCCGGATATCGTAACCTATCCGATGCTGCAATATACCGGTACTGCCGCCGTACCCAGCACGCTTGATCTGTTTATCAACGGCTATAAAGCCAACAGCACTAGCCTGAATGCAGGCCCTTTCACCCTAACCAATACGCCTTACCTGAACGGTGCAGGGGAAGCAACCGTGATTACGACGGACGCTCAGGGGAGGCAAGTCTCTACCACGATCCCTTTTTACGTCTCCAACGTATTGCTGAGAGAGGGGTTAAGCGATTTCGATCTGTCGGTTGGCGTTTTGCGTCAGAACTATGGCGTACAAAATAATGCCTATACTGACGATCCTGCCATCAGCGGCATCTATCGATATGGGTTGGCCAATAAACTGACAGTTTCAGCGCATGGTGAAGCGGTAAAAGATCTGTATCTGCTCGGCGCAGGAGCCGACTTTACCCTTGGCCGCTGGGGAACGTTGAGTTCGTCCTACAGTCAGAGCGAAAAGGACGCGACCGGGCACCAATACACCGCAGGCTACTCCTATTACACCTCCGCATTTGGCCTGAGCGTTCAACATGCCAAACGCAGTGAAGAATACCGTGATTTAACGGCTGTGCTCACGGAAGGTCGCCTCAGCCGAGAAAGCAACCAGGCAACGCTCAGCAGCCAAATTTTCGGTAAAGGCAATGGCTCGTTTGGCGTGGGTTATTTCGATATCCGTGCCTACGATTCAACCCGCACCCGCCTGCTGAATCTCTCTTTCAGCCGCCAGATCTGGCAAGGCAGCTCCATCTACCTCGCCGTTAACAAAGCGCTAGGGGAAAACGGCTACAGCGCCCAACTTCAGTTCATGATGCCTTTTGGTAACAACAGCAGCGTCAATGCTGGGATTCAGCGCGACAACAATGGCGATTATTCACCGCGCGTAGGAGTGAACCGTACCGCGCCGACAGAAGGTGGCTTTGGCTGGAACGCGGCGTATGGTGCGGGCAGAAATCCTTATCATCAAGGTGCACTAAATTGGCGCGGCCCGTATGCCATGCTGGCTGGCGGGGCGTATGGCAATGAAGGAAATACCACACAGTGGGGGGAACTGAGCGGTTCTCTGATCTACATGAACGGAGGGCTTTTTCCCAGTAACCGCATCAACGACGCCTTTATTGTTGTCGATACCGAGGGATACCCCGACGTCCCGGTGAAATATGAAAACCAGTTGGTGGGGAAAACCAATAAACGCGGCCATTTACTCGTACCGTGGGTCGTATCCAATTACCCCGCAAAAGTGGAAATTGATACGTTACAACTGCCAGCCAACGTCACTACCCCACAGGTGGAGTCACGCGTGTCGGTAAAAGAAGGCAGCGGCACCGTCGTGACGTTCCCCGTTCATGTCGTGCGCTCAGCCAACATTATGCTGCGCAATACAGACGGTAATCCTCTCACCATCGGCACCTGGATAACAGACGAAGCCAGCGGCAACACCACGATCAGCGGCTATGACGGTCTGGCCTACTTCGCCAATCTGGGGACATCGACTCGCTTGCGCTTTAAACAAGAAGATGGACGGCTTTGCCGTGTGGCGTTCTCACTACCGGAATCACAGACCATGATGGCAACCATCGGCCCGCTTACCTGCCAGACTGACCCAAAAGGATAA
- a CDS encoding spore coat U domain-containing protein, whose protein sequence is MLTPIPQIHRRPSVNRQASRLLRLAFLLVALYYAPFSYAACTTPPSTTTLGPYASSVVGVNGTPQVVASGSGFRCSGGVLNVGTTNTIDATILNDSNPSGTTMRMRRGTSTDYVPYSLCMTSACNPPYYTIGSTNRWTQTTVLGILGLFNSSDGTMPIYIRTSIGNNIAAGTYTDVVTIKWDYNICSLGVLFACIPDRGTTTSTLNITMTITNDCQITSAPNISFGIAAFPADFVAVNNNLGVNCTQLGAYTVKLISTHPDDANWRRMTATVGGTPHYLQYQLYRTGNIAWTETNDHSGTGTGMTQNIPYTARINASQANKPEGTYKDTVTINVTIN, encoded by the coding sequence ATGCTGACCCCGATACCGCAGATCCATCGCCGTCCTTCCGTCAACCGGCAAGCTTCCCGTTTGCTGCGGCTGGCTTTCCTGCTGGTGGCGCTGTATTACGCGCCTTTTAGCTACGCCGCTTGTACTACGCCCCCCAGCACCACCACGCTGGGGCCTTATGCTTCTTCCGTAGTCGGTGTTAACGGTACACCGCAGGTCGTGGCATCGGGAAGTGGGTTTCGCTGCTCAGGAGGGGTATTGAATGTGGGGACAACAAATACCATTGACGCCACGATACTGAATGATAGCAACCCCAGCGGCACTACCATGCGGATGCGCAGAGGGACAAGCACAGACTACGTTCCTTATAGCCTTTGCATGACTTCTGCCTGCAATCCTCCCTATTACACCATTGGCTCGACCAACCGCTGGACCCAAACAACCGTACTGGGCATACTCGGCTTGTTCAATTCATCGGATGGCACCATGCCAATTTATATCCGCACCAGCATCGGCAACAATATTGCCGCGGGTACCTATACCGATGTGGTAACCATTAAATGGGATTACAATATTTGTTCTCTGGGGGTTCTGTTCGCCTGTATTCCTGATCGAGGAACGACGACGTCAACCCTCAATATCACTATGACCATCACCAATGATTGCCAGATTACCAGCGCACCGAACATCAGCTTTGGTATTGCGGCGTTTCCCGCTGATTTCGTAGCGGTCAATAACAACCTCGGCGTTAACTGTACGCAACTGGGTGCGTATACCGTCAAGCTCATCAGTACCCATCCTGACGATGCCAACTGGCGCAGAATGACCGCAACCGTCGGTGGAACGCCTCACTACCTGCAATATCAACTCTATCGCACCGGAAACATCGCCTGGACCGAGACGAACGACCATAGCGGGACGGGAACGGGAATGACACAGAATATCCCCTACACTGCCCGCATTAACGCCAGCCAAGCCAATAAACCAGAGGGAACATATAAAGACACCGTCACGATTAACGTCACGATCAACTAG